CTCGCCGAATTTCAATATCGAGGTTTCCGAGAATAGCCTTTCGGTTGTAGATGCCTGTCAAGTCATCATGGGTCGCATGTGCGAGGAGAGCAGGGCGTTGACATTTTCCTTTACATTCGAGGGCTTTTAGATCGTTACCCACGCTAACTTTATTTTTTTCCAAAAAACCTCCCCGCAGGATTAAACGGCTTTTAAAAAAGTCTCCTTTTCTGAAGGGTAACTTAAGAGGCTAAATCTGTCAAGAAACCGCCTGTTCATTGTCAACCCAAATCGTTTTTTATATAGATGATCATAAGGGTAGTGATTTTTACCTGATAAAAGGTATAATGAGCAAAGGAACATACACATGGCCTCTATAGAAGAGTCAGAAAATGAAAAAATTCGATCTTTTGGCTTTCTTTTTATTGTTTTTGGGTTGTTTCGCGTCGGTCTATTTCCTCCCTGGCCAAAGCTTCACGTTAGGACGAAGTCTAAACTCCTATTTTTTAATTTTAGGGAGTTATAGTCTTTTTTTGTTTTCTATTTATCTTTCCTTATCCAAAATAAACACTGAAAAAAAAGCTTTTCTGCTTAAGGGGATTTTGTTTGGAACAGCCGCCGGTCTTTATCTGATTTATGGATCACTGGACCATGCCCCGTTACTGAAAATAGCTGGAGCTGTGGGTCTGTTTTTCTTCTTGATTTATTATGGGCAAATCGTTCCCGAGGCGCTCATGATTTGCGTTATCTTTTTTGCGGTTAAAACCCATTATTTTTCAGCTCCGCTTATCCGGTATATGGATCAAGTTCCTTTGCATCAAATTGATTTATTTTATTTAACGATCGGCGCGATTGTCATCTTTCAGTTTTTTGTTTTAAGTAAAAGCCTCAAGACTCAGCTGGATTTTTCTGTATTGCCAAAAGATTTTTTTTGGATTTCAGGGTCGGTGATTATGGCTCTTCTTGTCATCGCTCCAATCGGGATGAGTTTTAAATTGATCTACTATGAAGCACGCGTTTTTGGAATTGAACAGTGGATCCCCTTGCTGTTTTATTATTTTGGAATTGTAGCGCCCCTGGAAGAAATTTTTTTCAGAGGGATTATTTTAAACCGGTTAAGATTTATCTTTTTTGGTAAAAACCCATACGGCATTCCGCTTTTAATCAGCGTTTTTTTATTTGGTTTGGCCCATCTGCATCCTTTGCCTTATATTTTGGTGGCAGGGTTAACGGGATATCTTTATGGGACAGGGTATCTTCTAACCAACCGGATTTCCACGCCCATCTTGATCCATGGGACAATCGATGTGCTATGGGTGACTCTTTTTTATTTGCCTCATTAGGTTTTTCCCTTCATCTAAAATAAAATTGGGGTTGATTTTCATAGTAACGATCGTCTAACTTTATGGAAGAGGATTGGAAAGACACTCAATTGGCAAGCAACGATAGTCCCATTTGGAGAAACAATGATGGTTCCTCCGCCCCTTCCCTTAGATGAAAACCAAAGACTTGAAAGTCTTCTGACCCTTAAGATTCTTGACACCCTTCCCGAGGAGCGTTTCGACAGGGTGACTCAATGTGCTCTCCGCCTTTTTAATGTTCCTGTTTCATTCATCTCCCTGATTGACTCCGAACGCCAATGGTTTAAATCACGTCAAGGCCTTTCAATTTCGGAAATTCCCCGATCCATTTCTTTTTGCGGCTATACCATTAATCATCATGATCTGTTTGTCATTCCCGATGCTTTGCAGGATCCTCGTTTTTCTGATAACCCGCTGGTGATCGGAGAGCCCTTCATCCGGTTTTATGCCGGATGTCCGCTCACCGGAACGGATAAACATTTCATCGGGTCTTTAGCGATCATGGACCATATTCCCAGAGAAATGAAGCCGGATGATCTTGTCTTCCTCCGCAACCTGGCATACTGGGCCCAGAATGAATTGACGCTGGGGGAGGTTAACCGTTCTTTGGCAGAAAGTAATCATTTACTAAAAATGATTGTCGACGCGGAGCCGGAATGTATAAACCTCATATCGGCCAACGGAACAGTGCGAAAGATAAATCCTGCCGGTCTTGAAATGATTGAGGCCGATCATCCGGACCAAATATTGGGCAAATCTATCTTTTCCATCATAACGCCTAAAGATCGGTCGGGTTTCAAAGCTCTTATAGAGGCCGTTTTTCGCGGGGAGTCGGAAAAGCTGGAGTGTGATATCATAGGATTTAAGGGGACCCGCCGGAGTTTGGAAATCCTTGCCGTTCCCTTTCGGGACTCTAAAGACGAGATCATCGCGCTCCTTGCCGTTATCCGGGATATCACCGAACGCAAACGGAATGAAGAAACGATCCGGTATCTGGCTTATTATGATTCGCTGACCCTTCTTCCAAACCGGACGCTTTTCCATGATCGGCTGAAACAGGCGGTCCTCGCGAGTCTCCGCCTTCAGAAGCCGCTTGCTCTCCTGATCATGGATTTGAACCGGTTCAAGGAGATTAATGATACCCTTGGCCACCACAAGGGCGATCTGGTTTTAAAGGAGGTCGGGGAACGTTTACGGCAAGTCGTCCGGGAATCCGATACTGTGGCCCGGCTTGGAGGGGATGAGTTTGCGATTCTACTTCCCAGTTTGGAAGACAATGAGTATGCCGCTCTTGTTGCACAAAAAATCTTAAATGTTTTACAGGCTCCTTTTATTTTGGATGGTTTGGCGTTTGAAGTGGGAACGAGCATCGGGATTGCGGTCTGTCCTGACCATGCCGAAGAGGTTAACAGATTGATACAGCGAGCCGATGTGGCCATGTACGCGGCCAAAGGGGCCAGCATGGGTTTTGTCTTTTACTCCCCTGAACAGGATAAACACACGGCCCATCGTCTGGCTCTTTTTGGGGATTTACGTTACGGAATCGAACATGATGAATTGAAACTTCATTATCAGCCTAAAATCGACTATAAAACGAGACAGATCAACGGGCTTGAAGCCCTGGTCCGCTGGGAACACCGCTTTCGAGGTTTAGTTTTGCCGGATCAATTTATTTCTTTTGCCGAGGAGACAGGATTAATCAATCCGCTGACCGAATGGGTTCTTAACGAAGTTCTTCATCAATCCTTTATCTGGCATCACATGGGAATAGAAGTGCCTATCGCCATTAATTTGTCAGCTCGAAACTTTCAAAATGAGGCGTTTCTGGCTTTAGTCGAAGGGTTGCTCTTCAAATGGGATGTTGAGCCGCGGTTGCTGGGCCTGGAGATCACCGAAACCGCTATCATGCAAGACCCCGCGCAGGCTCTGGAGATTCTTAAAAAACTTAATGCGATGGGGATCAAACTTTCAATCGATGATTTCGGAACGGGATACTCTTCTCTGAGTTATTTGAGAAAACTCCCGGTCAATGAAATCAAAATTGACAAAACTTTCGTGAAGGATATGACGACAAATGAGGATGATTCCGTTATCGTTCGATCGATAATCGATTTAGGCCATAATTTGAATCTTAAGGTGGTCGCCGAAGGCGTCGAGGATCATCATACCTGGGTCTGTTTAGAAACGTTTCACTGTGACATGGCACAAGGTTTTTTTATGACGGTTCCTGTTTCTGCGCAGGAAATCACGCCAAGGTTAAGGGAACCCTCATGGAATTTCATGAAGGGGTCTCCAGAGTCCAAGACCTCTTTATAAAGTCAGTCCCTGATCCTTCGATAAGCGCCCAATGGTCAGTATCCCAAGAACAGCGATAGGATTTGTAACTCCTTGTTTTGCCTGTCATCGCGAGCACCCGCAGGGTGCGTGGCGATCTCGGTTCACGATGGCGAGATTGCTTCGCTTCGCTCGCAATGACAACTTTCTATCGCTGTTCTTGGGCAGTACTAATCGATTGACTTTACAACGAAAAGTTTTATATCATCCTTGCCAGCCATGATCAAAAATAATTTTTCCTTAAAAGATGAAGTCTTTATGCAATTTGCCCTGGACGAGGCAAATTTAGCCTATTCCAGGGGCGAAGTGCCGGTCGGCGCGGTAATGGTTAAAGGGAATGAGATTGTTTCTCAAAGCCATAATCTGAGAGAAGCGATCAAAGACCCCACCGCCCACGCGGAGATTCTGGTCATCAAAGAAGCCTCCAAACGATTAGACCGCTGGCGCCTTTCAAACCTCACCCTGTATGTCACACTGGAACCGTGTGCCATGTGTGCCGGGGCATTGATCCAGGCCCGGATTTCAAGACTTGTCTTTGGCGCATTTGATCCGAAAGCAGGGGCCTGCGGATCGTTGATGAACATTCCTCAAGACCACAGGTTTAATCACCGGGTGGATATTCAATCAGGCTGTCTGGAGATGGAATGTTCCGGCCTTTTAAAACAATTTTTCTCTGAGTTGAGATTGGCAAAACCGGATCAAAATGGTTCCCATGGCGGCCAGGACTCCTCACAAAGTTTTCTGGAAGATCCCCTCAAATTAAAAAACTTTAACAACATTGCGTAACAGCGGCGCAAGCTAGCTTACGGGAGAGGTGGCCGAGTCCGGTTGAAGGCGACTGACTCGAAATCAGTTCAGGTCGTAAGGCCTGCGTGGGTTCGAATCCCACCCTCTCCGTATCCTTCCATCGTAAAATCAATCATTTCTGAAATGTGCCTGTTTTCATTTGACTCCTGAATTTTCGCAGGTATGGCCGAAAGTATGGCCAGATATTGTAGCAAAATAAAAATCATCTTCCCTTTCCAACGGCTATCCTTGACTGTTTGAGTGGTTACCAGGAATTAAGACAGATATTCATCGAAAAATTGACGTGGTTTAATAACCTCTATTCCTTTGAAGCCAGAAACTCTTAATAAATGTTTATCTCCACTGATGATTACTTTACATTTGCCAGATAGAGCACAGGCAAGGAACTTATCATCGTCGGGGTCTTCGCTGACACGCTCAGACAACTCTTGAGCGAAAATAATCTCTGCCTTGATTGTAATAAAACTCAGAATTGAATTCAGATTTATAGAGGGAAATTGACTGGATAAGGCTTTTCCTACTCGTTCGTATTCCTCAAAGATATCCGGAGATAACAGTAATTTAATTTTTCCATCTTGCCATGCTTTAAGAATCTGATAAGGAGGGCCAGCAAAAAAGACACCTGAGATAAAAACATTAGTGTCGAGAATTACCCTCACCTCTTGCCTCGCACTTTGGCAATGGCAGCAACGATATCGGACTGTTTTAAACCTGCCTGCCTGGCTTGCTTCCGTGCTTCGGCGATTAGTGTGTCAAAATCTGCCATGGATGGAGGAGAGATGGCCTTGAGAATCACGACATCTTTGTTTCCTACGACCACGAATTGAGATCCAGATTTTAGTTTGAGTTGTTTCCGGATATTCTCCGGAATGACTACTTGACCTTTCGATGACATTTTTGTTGTGGCTAAATCGGACATGGTATTGCTCCTCTATTTAAATTGTCTTACTGGTAAGATTGTAATCCAATAACTAGAGTACGGCAAGAGGTTCTTGGATTAAGAATTCAATTAGTTTTCACAGGTATGGCCGAAAGCGTGGACAAATATGAGGAGAGCCGGTTTGCGGTCTCTCGCATTTTACATTTTGGAATATTCAATAATACGAATCAGAAATGACAAGAAAATAGACCCTAAATATTGTGTTTCTCCCAATAAAATTAATAATTTATGGGCATCTTAAGAAACATGTGATGTTGTAGCAAGACAACTCGAAATCAGTTCTGGTCGTAAGGCCCCCAGTGTCATTTAATGGATTCCTTATTGTCGTAAAGCCGTACCGCTTGCAATTTCAATGAGTCCAAAGCCAGGAGCTCCGGGTTGCGAAGTTACAATAATCATTTGATTTAAATCTTTGGAAGCCTGAAGAAGATAGATTGCACCCCCGGTAATATTTATCGTTCCAGATCCGTTTGTACTTACAGAATATGTTCCAGTCACTGTCCCATTGTTAAAGGCACTCGGAGCAGTACCAGGGCAGAAAAGAAGTCCGTTTTCGGTAATAGAAACGCTGTTGTTAGCATTCAGAATTATAGTACCGCCACCAGTTATAGAACAAACAGATACGGTGCTTCCAATCGAGCCTGACTCCAAATAATTCCACGTTCCTGTCATTAAAGCTGAAGTCGCGGAAGATCGAGTGTTAATTGCGGCGAAATTAGCGTTAACCTGAGTGGCGTCCGCTACGGTTCCATTGGAAAAAGTATTGGGAAATGTTATATCTCCCACTGCGTATTTGTAGACTCCTAAAGATAAGATCAAAACCGATAAAGTGATAAGTGTTCCTTTCCATGTGATTACCTGTCTCATTTTCATCTCTCCTTCCAAATTTAAGTTTAATAAAATTTGATACCCGTAGATATTGCTTTATGGCCCTCCCCACTTGCCTGTTCCCCATACCATTGCCCCCCACGAACCGCTCGGTGTGCTTGGAGTACTGCTTCCACCACCGCCGCCACCACAGCTATAGAGAAATATCGTTCCGGCAATCATACAGACCAATCCAACCCGGAT
The window above is part of the Nitrospirota bacterium genome. Proteins encoded here:
- a CDS encoding nucleoside deaminase; amino-acid sequence: MQFALDEANLAYSRGEVPVGAVMVKGNEIVSQSHNLREAIKDPTAHAEILVIKEASKRLDRWRLSNLTLYVTLEPCAMCAGALIQARISRLVFGAFDPKAGACGSLMNIPQDHRFNHRVDIQSGCLEMECSGLLKQFFSELRLAKPDQNGSHGGQDSSQSFLEDPLKLKNFNNIA
- a CDS encoding EAL domain-containing protein — protein: MMVPPPLPLDENQRLESLLTLKILDTLPEERFDRVTQCALRLFNVPVSFISLIDSERQWFKSRQGLSISEIPRSISFCGYTINHHDLFVIPDALQDPRFSDNPLVIGEPFIRFYAGCPLTGTDKHFIGSLAIMDHIPREMKPDDLVFLRNLAYWAQNELTLGEVNRSLAESNHLLKMIVDAEPECINLISANGTVRKINPAGLEMIEADHPDQILGKSIFSIITPKDRSGFKALIEAVFRGESEKLECDIIGFKGTRRSLEILAVPFRDSKDEIIALLAVIRDITERKRNEETIRYLAYYDSLTLLPNRTLFHDRLKQAVLASLRLQKPLALLIMDLNRFKEINDTLGHHKGDLVLKEVGERLRQVVRESDTVARLGGDEFAILLPSLEDNEYAALVAQKILNVLQAPFILDGLAFEVGTSIGIAVCPDHAEEVNRLIQRADVAMYAAKGASMGFVFYSPEQDKHTAHRLALFGDLRYGIEHDELKLHYQPKIDYKTRQINGLEALVRWEHRFRGLVLPDQFISFAEETGLINPLTEWVLNEVLHQSFIWHHMGIEVPIAINLSARNFQNEAFLALVEGLLFKWDVEPRLLGLEITETAIMQDPAQALEILKKLNAMGIKLSIDDFGTGYSSLSYLRKLPVNEIKIDKTFVKDMTTNEDDSVIVRSIIDLGHNLNLKVVAEGVEDHHTWVCLETFHCDMAQGFFMTVPVSAQEITPRLREPSWNFMKGSPESKTSL
- a CDS encoding AbrB/MazE/SpoVT family DNA-binding domain-containing protein, producing MSDLATTKMSSKGQVVIPENIRKQLKLKSGSQFVVVGNKDVVILKAISPPSMADFDTLIAEARKQARQAGLKQSDIVAAIAKVRGKR
- a CDS encoding CPBP family intramembrane metalloprotease, translated to MKKFDLLAFFLLFLGCFASVYFLPGQSFTLGRSLNSYFLILGSYSLFLFSIYLSLSKINTEKKAFLLKGILFGTAAGLYLIYGSLDHAPLLKIAGAVGLFFFLIYYGQIVPEALMICVIFFAVKTHYFSAPLIRYMDQVPLHQIDLFYLTIGAIVIFQFFVLSKSLKTQLDFSVLPKDFFWISGSVIMALLVIAPIGMSFKLIYYEARVFGIEQWIPLLFYYFGIVAPLEEIFFRGIILNRLRFIFFGKNPYGIPLLISVFLFGLAHLHPLPYILVAGLTGYLYGTGYLLTNRISTPILIHGTIDVLWVTLFYLPH
- a CDS encoding putative toxin-antitoxin system toxin component, PIN family, with amino-acid sequence MRVILDTNVFISGVFFAGPPYQILKAWQDGKIKLLLSPDIFEEYERVGKALSSQFPSINLNSILSFITIKAEIIFAQELSERVSEDPDDDKFLACALSGKCKVIISGDKHLLRVSGFKGIEVIKPRQFFDEYLS